The DNA window AGCGTCATTGCCGTCTCGGTGTCGGAATCCATGATGATCATATGGGCGAACAGCGTCATGTTGGGCGCGATCGGTTCGGGGTTGCCCTGGTAGAACATCGGCATGTCCATCCAGGACGGCGTGAAGCGGGCGCCGACCGAGTAGCCGCAGGCGTTCAGCCGGTGCTTGGTCAGGCCGTGCGCCTCCATGGTGCGGGCATGCGCATCGAACACGTCGCCGAAGCTGTTGCCCGGCATCATCGCCTTTTCGACGGCCAGAAGTGCTGCGCGGGCGGCGTCGAACAGCTCCTGATGGCGCTTCGAGACCTTGCCGGTCAGCACCGTGCGCATCATTGGCGCATGGTAGTGGTTGAAGACGCCGGCCCATTCGAGCGTCAGCTGGTCGTTCTTGGTGAGCTTGCGGCGGCCGGCCTTGTAGCGGCACAGCAGCGCGTCGACGCCGGAGCCGATGATGAACTCGTTGGCCGGATAGTCGCCGCCGCCGGCGAAGATCGCGCCCTGCATGGCGGCCAGGATCAGGGCCTCGTCGCCGCCCTGCTTGATCAGCGGCAGGGCCGCGTCGAGCGCATCATCGGAGAGGTTGGCGGCCTTCTCGGCCTTGGCGATCTCGGCCGGGCTCTTGAACAGGCGCAGCCGGCCGACAATGCCGGACGCATCGGCGATCTGGCCGAAG is part of the Mesorhizobium loti genome and encodes:
- a CDS encoding aminopeptidase P family protein is translated as MALHFERSEFDARRDRLMIEMAEKKLDAILLFAQESMYWLTGYDTFGFCFFQCLVVKADGSMVLLTRSADLRQARQTSIIDNIVLWTDRNGANPAVDLRNLLNELDLLGARIGVEYDTHGLTAFNGRRLDEQLQTFGQIADASGIVGRLRLFKSPAEIAKAEKAANLSDDALDAALPLIKQGGDEALILAAMQGAIFAGGGDYPANEFIIGSGVDALLCRYKAGRRKLTKNDQLTLEWAGVFNHYHAPMMRTVLTGKVSKRHQELFDAARAALLAVEKAMMPGNSFGDVFDAHARTMEAHGLTKHRLNACGYSVGARFTPSWMDMPMFYQGNPEPIAPNMTLFAHMIIMDSDTETAMTLGRTYLTTESQPKPLSRHDLDLIVQ